From a single Deltaproteobacteria bacterium HGW-Deltaproteobacteria-4 genomic region:
- a CDS encoding [Ni/Fe] hydrogenase small subunit, with product MKNEPVSSEAGGISEEILRKWEAKGVSRRDFIKFCTTMTATLALPLTFVPRVAAALEDKRLPVIWVEYQSCSGDSEAFLRANQPTAAEIILDIISLEYAEVVMAAAGHQAEKSKWDAMEKYKGKYLLIVEGAIPTGESGAYCTVGGESAVESAKKLIKNAAATITVGTCASYGGLPAAAPNPTTAVGVRDLVPGATIVNLPGCPVNADNLTATLVHFLTFGKLPAVDAIGRPKFAYGKRIHDNCERRAHFDAGQYAESFDDAGHRQGHCLYKLGCKGPEAFHNCPTIRYNEGLSWPVMAGHGCIGCASPGFWDTMSPFYRRLPQVPGFGVEATADKIGLGLVGATAAAFAVHGVASAFRKGDAMESDKVKVEE from the coding sequence CGACTTCATCAAGTTCTGTACGACCATGACTGCCACCCTCGCTCTTCCCTTGACCTTTGTCCCCAGAGTTGCCGCGGCCCTGGAGGATAAACGCCTTCCGGTAATCTGGGTGGAGTACCAAAGCTGCAGCGGCGATTCCGAAGCTTTCCTGCGTGCCAACCAACCGACCGCGGCCGAGATTATTCTCGATATCATCTCCCTTGAATATGCCGAAGTGGTTATGGCCGCCGCCGGCCACCAGGCGGAAAAATCGAAGTGGGATGCGATGGAGAAGTACAAAGGGAAATATCTCCTCATCGTCGAAGGGGCGATTCCGACCGGCGAAAGCGGCGCTTATTGCACTGTCGGTGGCGAGAGTGCCGTGGAGAGTGCAAAAAAACTGATCAAGAACGCCGCAGCAACGATTACCGTCGGCACCTGCGCCTCCTACGGTGGCCTCCCCGCTGCGGCCCCGAACCCGACAACAGCAGTCGGTGTCCGCGATCTGGTGCCGGGGGCGACAATCGTCAACCTCCCCGGCTGTCCGGTCAATGCAGACAATCTCACCGCCACCCTTGTCCATTTCCTCACCTTCGGCAAACTGCCGGCGGTCGACGCTATCGGCCGGCCGAAATTCGCTTATGGCAAACGGATTCACGACAATTGCGAACGCCGCGCCCACTTTGATGCCGGGCAGTACGCCGAAAGTTTTGACGATGCCGGCCACCGGCAGGGGCACTGCCTTTATAAACTCGGATGTAAGGGACCGGAGGCTTTCCACAACTGCCCGACGATTCGCTACAATGAAGGATTGAGCTGGCCGGTGATGGCGGGACACGGTTGCATCGGCTGCGCCAGCCCCGGTTTCTGGGACACCATGAGTCCCTTCTACCGCCGCCTCCCGCAAGTCCCCGGTTTCGGGGTTGAGGCGACCGCCGACAAAATAGGTCTCGGTCTGGTCGGCGCGACAGCAGCAGCCTTTGCAGTGCACGGCGTTGCCAGTGCCTTCCGCAAAGGGGATGCCATGGAATCTGACAAAGTGAAAGTGGAGGAATAA